GATCATCACTTTGAAGATCAGAAAGGGCATCAAATGGTCTGATGGTACACCATTCACAGCAGACGATTTCGTTTTCAGTTTAAACGACATTTACTGTAACCCAGATATACCAAATGATATGGCAAACTTGCTCGAAGATTCTCAGGGAAGGCTCCCTGTGGCCGAAAAAGTTGATGACTACACTGTCAAAATCACTTACCAGGAACCTTACAGACTTGCGGTGAGATATGCAGCTGGCATTCAAATCCTTCCCAAACATGTTGCCGAACCATGGGTAAAGCAGGGTAAGTTCAAAGAGATGTGGACAGTAGATGCAATTAATAAGAAAGAGCTCGTTGGTCTTGGTCCATTCATTCCTGTTGAATACGTACCAGATCAATTTGTGAGAATGGTCAGAAACCCATATTATTACAAAAAAGATGCAAATGGTCAGCAACTTCCATACCTTGACGAGTATGTCTTGAAGATAATACCTGATTTGAACGCGATAAGATTGGCATTTGAAAATGGTGAAATCGATGTTTATGGTGTAACAGCTCAGTTCTATCCAGAAATCAAAAACAAGGCAAAGGAAAAAGGTTGGGTTGTCGGAACAGGCGGACCAACCTTTGGTACAACGTTTGTGACTTTGAACTTCAATTGTTCAGATCCAGTTAAAAGAAAGTGGTTCAGAAATGAGTTCTTCAGAAAGGCTATCGCTTATTCAATGGACAAAGATGCCATGATCGATACGTTGTTGGCTGGTCTTGGTGTCGCACAGTGGGGACCAATAAGTGCTGCAGCTGCTGCTTTCTATAATGATGATGCTCTCAGAAAATATCCTTATGATCTTGATTATGCACGTATGATGCTTCAGATGGGTGGATTCAGTTGGGATAATGATGGTAACTGCATCGATGAAGATGGTAATAAAGTTGAATTCATACTCATGACCAACGCTGGTAATACTCAACGTGAAGGCACTTGTAACATACTCAGAGATGAACTTGCAAAACTCGGCATCAAAGTCGTATTTACACCCATCGACTTCAACACACTGGTTCAGAAAATGACGTCAACTGGCGACTGGGAGGCTATAGTTATTGGTTTAACTGGTTCTGACGAACCACAAGGTGGAGCGAATGTTTGGAAACTGGATGGTGCTTTGCATTTCTGGAATTACAGTCCAAAGGTGAAGAGCTTTGTAAGCCCAGATATCTATGAAGCACCAGATTGGGAAGTAGAAATCGACAAAATCTTTAGAGAAAACGTCAGAATACTCGATCAAGAGAAAGTGTATCAGATGTTCTCAAGATACCAAGAGTTGGTCTCTGAACATCTGCCTTTGATTTACACAATCCAGCAGAATTATCTATATGCTTACGTGAACAAATTGCAGAATTTGGAACCAACTGCCTTTGGTGGAATGCTCTGGAATGTAGATTGGATTTGGAAGAAATAAAAACAGCAAAGGGGGCTTGGTGCCCCCTTTGGGTTTTGAGGTGATGAATTTTGCTCAAGTACATTGGTAGAAGACTTGTTATAGCCTTGCCAGAACTTTTGATAATATCGTTGATGATTTTTTTGATCATGTATGCTGCCCCTGGAGATTTTCTTGATCAGTTCAGACTCGACCCATCTGTTTCACCCCAAAGACTCAAGGCAATGGAGGAAGAGTTCGGATTGAACAAGCCTGCAATTGTTCAGTACCTGACTTGGTTGAAAAATATTTTGAAAGGGAATTTGGGATATTCTTTTTATTACAGAAGACCTGTCTCAACACTCATCTGGGAAAGAGTTGCTGCAACGTTGATTCTTTCTCTCATCTCGCTGGCAAGTTCATGGCTCCTTGGAATTGCACTCGGTGTTTTCACTGCTCTGAAGAAGTATTCAATCGGTGATAAGATTATGACATTTCTTGCGTTTGGATTTGTTGCCATTCCTGAGTTTTTCTTGGGACTCGTTTTGCTGTACTTTGCTGCAAAAACCAATTGGTTTCCAATTTCTGGGATGAAATCTGTTTATTATTCTTCTTTAACTACCTGGGGAAGGTTCAAAGATATCCTATGGCATCTAATTTTACCGGCAACGGCATTGAGTTTGGGGTCTTTTGCCGGCTTGATGAGATATATGAGAGGTTCTTTGTTAGATGTTCTCAATGAAGACTATGTTGTCTTTGCGCGAGCAAAAGGAATGCCTGAAAGGGTTGTGATCTTTAAACACGCAATGAGAAACGCGATTAACCCAATGATAACTTTTCTTGGATTTAGCATATCTGGCCTTCTTGGAGGCGCGCTCTTTGTCGAGAACGTTTTTGGTTGGCCGGGTATGGGAAGATTGGTATATCAAGCTTTGATTCAACAAGATATGTACATAGTTATGGCAAGTGGATTAATCAGCGCTATCCTTTTGGTTGCAGGTAACCTTG
The DNA window shown above is from Thermotoga profunda AZM34c06 and carries:
- a CDS encoding ABC transporter substrate-binding protein codes for the protein MKKVLAVVLLLVFVALSFAAEKYVYFDEKTPYLGAKSTGKAGGTLIAPQLGSGPKTVNPIVAQETSSTAVINVFLISLIELDNYARMHPALAERCEVEVTDDQKMIITLKIRKGIKWSDGTPFTADDFVFSLNDIYCNPDIPNDMANLLEDSQGRLPVAEKVDDYTVKITYQEPYRLAVRYAAGIQILPKHVAEPWVKQGKFKEMWTVDAINKKELVGLGPFIPVEYVPDQFVRMVRNPYYYKKDANGQQLPYLDEYVLKIIPDLNAIRLAFENGEIDVYGVTAQFYPEIKNKAKEKGWVVGTGGPTFGTTFVTLNFNCSDPVKRKWFRNEFFRKAIAYSMDKDAMIDTLLAGLGVAQWGPISAAAAAFYNDDALRKYPYDLDYARMMLQMGGFSWDNDGNCIDEDGNKVEFILMTNAGNTQREGTCNILRDELAKLGIKVVFTPIDFNTLVQKMTSTGDWEAIVIGLTGSDEPQGGANVWKLDGALHFWNYSPKVKSFVSPDIYEAPDWEVEIDKIFRENVRILDQEKVYQMFSRYQELVSEHLPLIYTIQQNYLYAYVNKLQNLEPTAFGGMLWNVDWIWKK
- a CDS encoding ABC transporter permease, with product MLKYIGRRLVIALPELLIISLMIFLIMYAAPGDFLDQFRLDPSVSPQRLKAMEEEFGLNKPAIVQYLTWLKNILKGNLGYSFYYRRPVSTLIWERVAATLILSLISLASSWLLGIALGVFTALKKYSIGDKIMTFLAFGFVAIPEFFLGLVLLYFAAKTNWFPISGMKSVYYSSLTTWGRFKDILWHLILPATALSLGSFAGLMRYMRGSLLDVLNEDYVVFARAKGMPERVVIFKHAMRNAINPMITFLGFSISGLLGGALFVENVFGWPGMGRLVYQALIQQDMYIVMASGLISAILLVAGNLVADILLALVDPRVRLS